A section of the Cololabis saira isolate AMF1-May2022 chromosome 6, fColSai1.1, whole genome shotgun sequence genome encodes:
- the LOC133446605 gene encoding LOW QUALITY PROTEIN: P2Y purinoceptor 8-like (The sequence of the model RefSeq protein was modified relative to this genomic sequence to represent the inferred CDS: inserted 2 bases in 1 codon), which translates to MTGNSSGARLDNATLSLFQDANTSLAISVVYMVVTSVNLVGNGLSMWLLLFRTSPKTPSIIFMINLTLTDLALGTALPFQISYQLRGYDWTLGSNMCSLLTLVFYTNMYCSILTMTAIGVDRYLGIVRPMLLRGRQRKWVAVAVCLLMWALVLGVLHPLMTTDLTFHVPELGITTCFDVLKKSMLPSVSAWAAFLFGMVVILFLLPFCVTTFCYVSVIVRLGRDARTAQKQRAVRLAVVVLLVFVLCFLPNNALLLLHSVMRLFYGRSLYAAYKLSLCLSCLNSCLDPFIYYFAXADFRLKLREIMNLHSLGSADSMKMEQKDTLYSGQ; encoded by the exons ATGACGGGGAACTCCAGCGGTGCCAGGCTGGACAACGCCACGctgtccctgttccaggacGCTAACACCAGCCTGGCCATCTCCGTGGTCTACATGGTGGTCACCTCCGTCAACCTGGTGGGGAACGGCCTGTCCATGTGGCTGCTGCTCTTCCGCACCTCCCCCAAGACTCCCTccatcatcttcatgatcaacCTGACCCTGACGGACCTGGCGCTGGGCACCGCACTGCCCTTCCAGATCTCCTACCAGCTCCGGGGATACGACTGGACGCTGGGCTCCAACATGTGCAG CCTCCTGACCCTGGTGTTCTACACCAACATGTACTGCTCCATCCTCACCATGACGGCCATCGGCGTCGACCGCTACCTGGGCATCGTGCGGCCGATGCTGCTGCGGGGCCGGCAGAGGAAGTGGGTGGCCGTGGCCGTCTGCCTGCTGATGTGGGCGCTGGTCCTCGGGGTGCTGCACCCCCTGATGACCACCGACCTCACCTTCCACGTCCCCGAGCTCGGCATCACCACCTGCTTCGACGTGCTGAAGAAGTCCATGCTGCCGTCGGTGTCGGCCTGGGCCGCCTTCCTCTTCGGCATGGTGGTCATCCTGTTCCTGCTGCCCTTCTGCGTCACCACCTTCTGCTACGTCAGCGTCATCGTCCGGCTGGGCCGCGACGCCCGGACGGCCCAGAAGCAGCGGGCCGTCCGGCTGGCGGTCGTGGTGCTGCTGGTGTTCGTGCTCTGCTTCCTGCCCAACaacgcgctgctgctgctgcacagcgTGATGCGGCTGTTCTACGGCCGCTCGCTGTACGCCGCCTACAAGCTGAGCCTCTGCCTCAGCTGCCTCAACAGCTGCCTGGACCCCTTCATCTACTACTTCGC TGCAGACTTCAGGCTGAAGCTGAGGGAGATCATGAACCTGCACAGCCTCGGCAGCGCCGACTCAATGAAGATGGAGCAGAAAGACACGCTGTACTCTGGACAGTGA